From Ornithodoros turicata isolate Travis unplaced genomic scaffold, ASM3712646v1 ctg00001054.1, whole genome shotgun sequence, a single genomic window includes:
- the LOC135376190 gene encoding uncharacterized protein LOC135376190, which translates to MHWQFLECQEMESYETYDEARHMLPIATKTSDLNGEVEYGRGKRFRIRKVFSDDDHDSCPPITPPRQRQPRSGTIRSTGNAEHVPQRKRHILQNLSDNECSPPPTPPCKNKRAYSKENRRPCPSATSCPDIEADRRTGDGKASSIQANSPPNPTIVL; encoded by the exons ATGCACTGGCAGTTCCTCGAATGTCAAGAAATGGAATCGTACG AAACTTACGACGAAGCAAGACATATGCTGCCCATTGCTACCAAGACGTCTGATCTAAACGGTGAAGTGGAGTATGGACGAGGAAAGAGGTTCAGAATAAGGAAAGTGTTTTCAGATGACGATCATGATAGCTGCCCTCCTATTACACCTCCGCGTCAGCGACAACCAAGAT CAGGTACCATACGCTCCACTGGGAATGCAGAGCATGTGCCACAAAGGAAGCGGCATATCCTACAAAATCTATCTGATAATGAATGTTCACCACCTCCTACGCCACCCTGCAAGAACAAGCGGGCAT ACTCAAAGGAAAACCGACGTCCTTGCCCAAGTGCGACATCCTGCCCCGACATAGAAGCCGATAGAAGGACTGGAGATGGTAAGGCATCATCCATACAAGCAAATTCTCCACCAAATCCAACCATAGTCTTATGA